One genomic segment of Diceros bicornis minor isolate mBicDic1 chromosome 13, mDicBic1.mat.cur, whole genome shotgun sequence includes these proteins:
- the MIB2 gene encoding E3 ubiquitin-protein ligase MIB2 isoform X5 — protein MATVCQPPRTHLPPRADPLRAFAEGAPARSCPWFLGGPLSSHKDCLPLPFQLILGQGLIAAGGAFQRGVPPSLQNGCHLHLLNGPGAVLPTMDPDPQAGVQVGMRVVRGVDWKWGQQDGGEGGVGTVVELGRHGSPSTPDRTVVVQWDHGTRTNYRAGYQGAHDLLLYDNAQIGVRHPNIICDCCKKHGLRGMRWKCRVCFDYDLCTQCYMHSKHDLAHAFERYETAHSRPVTLSPRQGLPRIPLRGIFQGAKVVRGPDWEWGSQDGGEGKPGRVVDIRGWDVETGRSVASVTWADGTTNVYRVGHKGKVDLKCVGEAAGGFYYKEHLPRLGKPAELQRRVSADGQPFQHGDKVKCLLDPDILREMQEGHGGWNPRMAEHNSFWVGDVVRVIDDLDTVKRLQAGHGEWTDDMAPALGHVGNVVKVFGDGNLRVAVGGQLWTFSPSCLVAYRPEEDANLDVAERARENKSSLSVALDKLRAQKTDPEHPGRLVVEVALGNMARSLDLLRRHPEQVDTKNQGRTALLVAAYLGQVELVRLLLQARADVDLPDDEGNTALHYAALGNQPEAAQVLLSSGCGANALNGTRSAALHVAVQRGFLEVVRVLCEHGCDVNLPDAHADTPLHCAISAGAGASGIVEILTEVPAIDVTATNSQGFTLLHHASLKGHTLAVRRILGRARQLVDAKKEDGFTALHLAALNNHREVAQILIQEGHCDVNVRNRKLQSPLHLAVQQAHVGLVPLLVDAGCSVNAEDEEGDTALHVALQRHRLLSLVADGAGGDSGPLQLLSRLQASGLPGSAELTVGAAVACFLVLEGADVSYANHRGRSPLDLADEGPLLKALQGCAQRFRERQACGGGGAAPGPRLVLSTPNTVTNLHVAAPSGPEAAECLVCSELALLVLFSPCQHRTVCEECAQRMKKCIRCQAVIGKKLRPDGTEVASAASAPGPPRQLVEELQSRYRQMEERITCPICIDSHIRLVFQCGHGACAPCGAALSACPICRQPIRDRIQIFV, from the exons ATGGCCACTGTGTGCCAGCCACCCAGAACCCATCTCCCACCACGGGCAGACCCTCTGCGGGCATTTGCTGAGGGAGCCCCGGCCAGGTCTTGTCCCTGGTTCCTTGGCGGTCCACTGTCCTCTCACAAGGACTGCCTCCCACTTCCGTTCCAGCTCATTCTAGGGCAGGGTCTCATAGCGGCTGGAGGCGCCTTCCAAAGAGGtgtcccaccctccctccagaaCGGGTGCCACCTCCACCTTCTGAATG GTCCTGGAGCAGTCCTGCCTACCATGGACCCAGACCCCCAGGCGGGCGTGCAGGTGGGCATGCGTGTGGTGCGCGGCGTGGACTGGAAGTGGGGCCAGCAGGATGGCGGCGAGGGCGGCGTGGGCACAGTGGTGGAGCTCGGCCGCCACGGCAGCCCCTCGACCCCCGACCGCACGGTAGTCGTGCAGTGGGACCACGGCACCCGCACCAACTACCGCGCGGGCTACCAGGGCGCGCACGACCTGCTGCTCTACGACAACGCCCAGATCG gcGTCCGCCACCCCAACATCATCTGTGACTGCTGCAAGAAGCATGGGCTGCGGGGCATGCGCTGGAAGTGCCGCGTCTGCTTCGACTACGACCTCTGCACGCAGTGCTACATGCACAGCAAGCACGACCTGGCCCACGCCTTCGAGCGCTACGAGACAGCCCACTCGCGCCC GGTAACACTGAGTCCCCGCCAGGGCCTCCCAAGGATCCCGTTGAGGGGCATCTTCCAGGGGGCAAAGGTGGTACGGGGCCCCGACTGGGAGTGGGGCTCACAGGACG GAGGGGAAGGGAAACCAGGCCGAGTGGTGGACATCCGTGGCTGGGATGTGGAGACGGGCCGGAGTGTGGCCAGCGTGACGTGGGCCGATGGCACCACCAATGTGTACCGTGTGGGCCACAAGGGCAAAGTGGACCTCAAGTGTGTGGGCGAGGCGGCCGGCGGCTTCTACTACAAGGAGCACCTCCCAAGGCTCG GCAAGCCAGCAGAGCTGCAGCGCAGGGTGAGTGCGGACGGCCAGCCCTTCCAGCACGGGGACAAGGTTAAGTGTCTGCTGGACCCAGACATCCTGAGGGAGATGCAGGAAGGCCACGGCGGGTGGAACCCCAGGATGGCGGAG CACAACTCCTTCTGGGTGGGCGATGTCGTGCGGGTCATCGATGACCTTGACACGGTGAAGCGGCTGCAGGCCGGGCACGGGGAGTGGACAGATGACATGGCCCCT GCCCTGGGCCATGTTGGGAATGTGGTGAAGGTTTTTGGAGATGGGAACCTGCGTGTGGCAGTCGGTGGTCAGCTGTGGACCTTCAGCCCCTCCTGCCTGGTGGCCTACCGACCTGAGGAGGATGCCAACCTGGACGTGGCTGAGCGTGCCAGGGAGAACAAAA GCTCCCTGAGCGTTGCGCTGGACAAGCTTCGAGCCCAGAAGACTGACCCGgagcacccagggaggctggtgGTGGAGGTGGCCCTGGGCAACATGGCCCGGTCTCTGGACCTGCTTCGGAGGCACCCAGAGCAG GTGGACACCAAGAACCAGGGCAGGACTGCCCTGCTGGTGGCGGCCTACCTAGGTCAGGTGGAGTTGGTGCGGCTACTGCTGCAGGCACGGGCAGACGTGGACCTGCCTGACGATGAGGGCAACACGGCGTTGCACTATGCAGCCCTCGG GAACCAGCCCGAGGCTGCCCAGGTGCTCCTGAGCTCAGGGTGCGGGGCCAATGCTCTTAATGGCACCCGGAGCGCAGCGCTGCACGTGGCTGTGCAGaggggcttcctggaggtggtgaGGGTCCTGTGTGAGCACGGCTGTGACGTCAACCTGCCT GATGCCCATGCTGACACACCCCTGCACTGTGCCATATCAGCTGGCGCCGGCGCCAGCGGCATCGTGGAGATCCTCACTGAGGTGCCGGCCATCGACGTTACTGCCACCAACAGCCAGGGCTTTACCCTGCTGCACCATGCGTCTCTCAAAGGCCATACGCT aGCCGTCAGGAGGATCCTGGGACGGGCACGGCAGCTGGTGGATGCCAAGAAGGAGGACGGCTTTACAGCATTGCACCTGGCCGCCCTCAACAACCACCGGGAGGTCGCCCAGATTCTCATCCAAGAG GGCCACTGTGACGTGAATGTTCGAAACCGTAAGCTCCAGTCCCCGCTGCACTTGGCTGTGCAGCAGGCCCACGTGGGGCTGGTGCCACTGCTGGTGGATGCTGGCTGCAGCGTCAATGCCGAGGACGAGGAGGGGGACACGGCCCTGCACGTGGCACTGCAACGCCATCGGCTACTGTCTCTCGTGGCTGATGGGGCCGGGGGGGACTCGGGGCCCTTAcagctgctgtccagg CTACAGGCCTCAGGCCTCCCGGGCAGCGCGGAGCTGACGGTGGGCGCGGCAGTGGCCTGCTTCCTGGTGCTGGAGGGCGCCGACGTGAGCTACGCCAACCACCGCGGCCGGAGCCCGCTGGACCTGGCCGACGAGGGCCCCTTGCTCAAGGCCTTGCAAGGCTGCGCCCAGCGCTTCCG CGAGCGGCAGGCGTGCGGCGGCGGGGGCGCGGCCCCGGGCCCGAGGCTGGTGCTCAGCACTCCTAACACCGTGACGAACCTGCACGTGGCCGCGCCGTCAGGGCCCGAGGCCGCTGAGTGCCTGGTGTGCTCCGAGCTGGCGCTGCTGGTGCTGTTCTCGCCGTGCCAGCACCGCACTGTGTGCGAGG AGTGCGCGCAGAGGATGAAGAAATGCATCAGGTGCCAGGCGGTCATCGGCAAAAAGCTGCGCCCAG ACGGCACGGAGGTGGCCAGCGCGGCGTCCGCTCCCGGCCCGCCGCGGCAGCTGGTGGAGGAGCTGCAGAGCCGCTACCGGCAGATGGAGGAGCGCATCACCTGCCCGATCTGCATCGACAGCCACATCCGCCTCGTGTTCCAGTGCGGCCACGGCGCGTGCGCGCCGTGTGGCGCCGCGCTCAGCGCCTGCCCCATCTGCCGCCAGCCCATCCGCGACCGCATCCAGATCTTCGTGTAG
- the MIB2 gene encoding E3 ubiquitin-protein ligase MIB2 isoform X7, with protein MATVCQPPRTHLPPRADPLRAFAEGAPARSCPWFLGGPLSSHKDCLPLPFQLILGQGLIAAGGAFQRGVPPSLQNGCHLHLLNGPGAVLPTMDPDPQAGVQVGMRVVRGVDWKWGQQDGGEGGVGTVVELGRHGSPSTPDRTVVVQWDHGTRTNYRAGYQGAHDLLLYDNAQIGVRHPNIICDCCKKHGLRGMRWKCRVCFDYDLCTQCYMHSKHDLAHAFERYETAHSRPVTLSPRQGLPRIPLRGIFQGAKVVRGPDWEWGSQDGGEGKPGRVVDIRGWDVETGRSVASVTWADGTTNVYRVGHKGKVDLKCVGEAAGGFYYKEHLPRLGKPAELQRRVSADGQPFQHGDKVKCLLDPDILREMQEGHGGWNPRMAEALGHVGNVVKVFGDGNLRVAVGGQLWTFSPSCLVAYRPEEDANLDVAERARENKSSLSVALDKLRAQKTDPEHPGRLVVEVALGNMARSLDLLRRHPEQVDTKNQGRTALLVAAYLGQVELVRLLLQARADVDLPDDEGNTALHYAALGNQPEAAQVLLSSGCGANALNGTRSAALHVAVQRGFLEVVRVLCEHGCDVNLPDAHADTPLHCAISAGAGASGIVEILTEVPAIDVTATNSQGFTLLHHASLKGHTLAVRRILGRARQLVDAKKEDGFTALHLAALNNHREVAQILIQEGHCDVNVRNRKLQSPLHLAVQQAHVGLVPLLVDAGCSVNAEDEEGDTALHVALQRHRLLSLVADGAGGDSGPLQLLSRLQASGLPGSAELTVGAAVACFLVLEGADVSYANHRGRSPLDLADEGPLLKALQGCAQRFRERQACGGGGAAPGPRLVLSTPNTVTNLHVAAPSGPEAAECLVCSELALLVLFSPCQHRTVCEECAQRMKKCIRCQAVIGKKLRPDGTEVASAASAPGPPRQLVEELQSRYRQMEERITCPICIDSHIRLVFQCGHGACAPCGAALSACPICRQPIRDRIQIFV; from the exons ATGGCCACTGTGTGCCAGCCACCCAGAACCCATCTCCCACCACGGGCAGACCCTCTGCGGGCATTTGCTGAGGGAGCCCCGGCCAGGTCTTGTCCCTGGTTCCTTGGCGGTCCACTGTCCTCTCACAAGGACTGCCTCCCACTTCCGTTCCAGCTCATTCTAGGGCAGGGTCTCATAGCGGCTGGAGGCGCCTTCCAAAGAGGtgtcccaccctccctccagaaCGGGTGCCACCTCCACCTTCTGAATG GTCCTGGAGCAGTCCTGCCTACCATGGACCCAGACCCCCAGGCGGGCGTGCAGGTGGGCATGCGTGTGGTGCGCGGCGTGGACTGGAAGTGGGGCCAGCAGGATGGCGGCGAGGGCGGCGTGGGCACAGTGGTGGAGCTCGGCCGCCACGGCAGCCCCTCGACCCCCGACCGCACGGTAGTCGTGCAGTGGGACCACGGCACCCGCACCAACTACCGCGCGGGCTACCAGGGCGCGCACGACCTGCTGCTCTACGACAACGCCCAGATCG gcGTCCGCCACCCCAACATCATCTGTGACTGCTGCAAGAAGCATGGGCTGCGGGGCATGCGCTGGAAGTGCCGCGTCTGCTTCGACTACGACCTCTGCACGCAGTGCTACATGCACAGCAAGCACGACCTGGCCCACGCCTTCGAGCGCTACGAGACAGCCCACTCGCGCCC GGTAACACTGAGTCCCCGCCAGGGCCTCCCAAGGATCCCGTTGAGGGGCATCTTCCAGGGGGCAAAGGTGGTACGGGGCCCCGACTGGGAGTGGGGCTCACAGGACG GAGGGGAAGGGAAACCAGGCCGAGTGGTGGACATCCGTGGCTGGGATGTGGAGACGGGCCGGAGTGTGGCCAGCGTGACGTGGGCCGATGGCACCACCAATGTGTACCGTGTGGGCCACAAGGGCAAAGTGGACCTCAAGTGTGTGGGCGAGGCGGCCGGCGGCTTCTACTACAAGGAGCACCTCCCAAGGCTCG GCAAGCCAGCAGAGCTGCAGCGCAGGGTGAGTGCGGACGGCCAGCCCTTCCAGCACGGGGACAAGGTTAAGTGTCTGCTGGACCCAGACATCCTGAGGGAGATGCAGGAAGGCCACGGCGGGTGGAACCCCAGGATGGCGGAG GCCCTGGGCCATGTTGGGAATGTGGTGAAGGTTTTTGGAGATGGGAACCTGCGTGTGGCAGTCGGTGGTCAGCTGTGGACCTTCAGCCCCTCCTGCCTGGTGGCCTACCGACCTGAGGAGGATGCCAACCTGGACGTGGCTGAGCGTGCCAGGGAGAACAAAA GCTCCCTGAGCGTTGCGCTGGACAAGCTTCGAGCCCAGAAGACTGACCCGgagcacccagggaggctggtgGTGGAGGTGGCCCTGGGCAACATGGCCCGGTCTCTGGACCTGCTTCGGAGGCACCCAGAGCAG GTGGACACCAAGAACCAGGGCAGGACTGCCCTGCTGGTGGCGGCCTACCTAGGTCAGGTGGAGTTGGTGCGGCTACTGCTGCAGGCACGGGCAGACGTGGACCTGCCTGACGATGAGGGCAACACGGCGTTGCACTATGCAGCCCTCGG GAACCAGCCCGAGGCTGCCCAGGTGCTCCTGAGCTCAGGGTGCGGGGCCAATGCTCTTAATGGCACCCGGAGCGCAGCGCTGCACGTGGCTGTGCAGaggggcttcctggaggtggtgaGGGTCCTGTGTGAGCACGGCTGTGACGTCAACCTGCCT GATGCCCATGCTGACACACCCCTGCACTGTGCCATATCAGCTGGCGCCGGCGCCAGCGGCATCGTGGAGATCCTCACTGAGGTGCCGGCCATCGACGTTACTGCCACCAACAGCCAGGGCTTTACCCTGCTGCACCATGCGTCTCTCAAAGGCCATACGCT aGCCGTCAGGAGGATCCTGGGACGGGCACGGCAGCTGGTGGATGCCAAGAAGGAGGACGGCTTTACAGCATTGCACCTGGCCGCCCTCAACAACCACCGGGAGGTCGCCCAGATTCTCATCCAAGAG GGCCACTGTGACGTGAATGTTCGAAACCGTAAGCTCCAGTCCCCGCTGCACTTGGCTGTGCAGCAGGCCCACGTGGGGCTGGTGCCACTGCTGGTGGATGCTGGCTGCAGCGTCAATGCCGAGGACGAGGAGGGGGACACGGCCCTGCACGTGGCACTGCAACGCCATCGGCTACTGTCTCTCGTGGCTGATGGGGCCGGGGGGGACTCGGGGCCCTTAcagctgctgtccagg CTACAGGCCTCAGGCCTCCCGGGCAGCGCGGAGCTGACGGTGGGCGCGGCAGTGGCCTGCTTCCTGGTGCTGGAGGGCGCCGACGTGAGCTACGCCAACCACCGCGGCCGGAGCCCGCTGGACCTGGCCGACGAGGGCCCCTTGCTCAAGGCCTTGCAAGGCTGCGCCCAGCGCTTCCG CGAGCGGCAGGCGTGCGGCGGCGGGGGCGCGGCCCCGGGCCCGAGGCTGGTGCTCAGCACTCCTAACACCGTGACGAACCTGCACGTGGCCGCGCCGTCAGGGCCCGAGGCCGCTGAGTGCCTGGTGTGCTCCGAGCTGGCGCTGCTGGTGCTGTTCTCGCCGTGCCAGCACCGCACTGTGTGCGAGG AGTGCGCGCAGAGGATGAAGAAATGCATCAGGTGCCAGGCGGTCATCGGCAAAAAGCTGCGCCCAG ACGGCACGGAGGTGGCCAGCGCGGCGTCCGCTCCCGGCCCGCCGCGGCAGCTGGTGGAGGAGCTGCAGAGCCGCTACCGGCAGATGGAGGAGCGCATCACCTGCCCGATCTGCATCGACAGCCACATCCGCCTCGTGTTCCAGTGCGGCCACGGCGCGTGCGCGCCGTGTGGCGCCGCGCTCAGCGCCTGCCCCATCTGCCGCCAGCCCATCCGCGACCGCATCCAGATCTTCGTGTAG
- the MIB2 gene encoding E3 ubiquitin-protein ligase MIB2 isoform X4: MATVCQPPRTHLPPRADPLRAFAEGAPARSCPWFLGGPLSSHKDCLPLPFQLILGQGLIAAGGAFQRGVPPSLQNGCHLHLLNGPGAVLPTMDPDPQAGVQVGMRVVRGVDWKWGQQDGGEGGVGTVVELGRHGSPSTPDRTVVVQWDHGTRTNYRAGYQGAHDLLLYDNAQIGVRHPNIICDCCKKHGLRGMRWKCRVCFDYDLCTQCYMHSKHDLAHAFERYETAHSRPVTLSPRQGLPRIPLRGIFQGAKVVRGPDWEWGSQDGGEGKPGRVVDIRGWDVETGRSVASVTWADGTTNVYRVGHKGKVDLKCVGEAAGGFYYKEHLPRLGKPAELQRRVSADGQPFQHGDKVKCLLDPDILREMQEGHGGWNPRMAEFIGQTGTVHRITDRGDVRVQFSHETRWTFHPGALTKALGHVGNVVKVFGDGNLRVAVGGQLWTFSPSCLVAYRPEEDANLDVAERARENKSSLSVALDKLRAQKTDPEHPGRLVVEVALGNMARSLDLLRRHPEQVDTKNQGRTALLVAAYLGQVELVRLLLQARADVDLPDDEGNTALHYAALGNQPEAAQVLLSSGCGANALNGTRSAALHVAVQRGFLEVVRVLCEHGCDVNLPDAHADTPLHCAISAGAGASGIVEILTEVPAIDVTATNSQGFTLLHHASLKGHTLAVRRILGRARQLVDAKKEDGFTALHLAALNNHREVAQILIQEGHCDVNVRNRKLQSPLHLAVQQAHVGLVPLLVDAGCSVNAEDEEGDTALHVALQRHRLLSLVADGAGGDSGPLQLLSRLQASGLPGSAELTVGAAVACFLVLEGADVSYANHRGRSPLDLADEGPLLKALQGCAQRFRERQACGGGGAAPGPRLVLSTPNTVTNLHVAAPSGPEAAECLVCSELALLVLFSPCQHRTVCEECAQRMKKCIRCQAVIGKKLRPDGTEVASAASAPGPPRQLVEELQSRYRQMEERITCPICIDSHIRLVFQCGHGACAPCGAALSACPICRQPIRDRIQIFV, encoded by the exons ATGGCCACTGTGTGCCAGCCACCCAGAACCCATCTCCCACCACGGGCAGACCCTCTGCGGGCATTTGCTGAGGGAGCCCCGGCCAGGTCTTGTCCCTGGTTCCTTGGCGGTCCACTGTCCTCTCACAAGGACTGCCTCCCACTTCCGTTCCAGCTCATTCTAGGGCAGGGTCTCATAGCGGCTGGAGGCGCCTTCCAAAGAGGtgtcccaccctccctccagaaCGGGTGCCACCTCCACCTTCTGAATG GTCCTGGAGCAGTCCTGCCTACCATGGACCCAGACCCCCAGGCGGGCGTGCAGGTGGGCATGCGTGTGGTGCGCGGCGTGGACTGGAAGTGGGGCCAGCAGGATGGCGGCGAGGGCGGCGTGGGCACAGTGGTGGAGCTCGGCCGCCACGGCAGCCCCTCGACCCCCGACCGCACGGTAGTCGTGCAGTGGGACCACGGCACCCGCACCAACTACCGCGCGGGCTACCAGGGCGCGCACGACCTGCTGCTCTACGACAACGCCCAGATCG gcGTCCGCCACCCCAACATCATCTGTGACTGCTGCAAGAAGCATGGGCTGCGGGGCATGCGCTGGAAGTGCCGCGTCTGCTTCGACTACGACCTCTGCACGCAGTGCTACATGCACAGCAAGCACGACCTGGCCCACGCCTTCGAGCGCTACGAGACAGCCCACTCGCGCCC GGTAACACTGAGTCCCCGCCAGGGCCTCCCAAGGATCCCGTTGAGGGGCATCTTCCAGGGGGCAAAGGTGGTACGGGGCCCCGACTGGGAGTGGGGCTCACAGGACG GAGGGGAAGGGAAACCAGGCCGAGTGGTGGACATCCGTGGCTGGGATGTGGAGACGGGCCGGAGTGTGGCCAGCGTGACGTGGGCCGATGGCACCACCAATGTGTACCGTGTGGGCCACAAGGGCAAAGTGGACCTCAAGTGTGTGGGCGAGGCGGCCGGCGGCTTCTACTACAAGGAGCACCTCCCAAGGCTCG GCAAGCCAGCAGAGCTGCAGCGCAGGGTGAGTGCGGACGGCCAGCCCTTCCAGCACGGGGACAAGGTTAAGTGTCTGCTGGACCCAGACATCCTGAGGGAGATGCAGGAAGGCCACGGCGGGTGGAACCCCAGGATGGCGGAG TTTATCGGACAGACGGGCACTGTGCACCGCATCACGGACCGTGGGGACGTGCGTGTGCAGTTCAGCCATGAGACCCGCTGGACCTTCCACCCTGGGGCTCTCACCAAG GCCCTGGGCCATGTTGGGAATGTGGTGAAGGTTTTTGGAGATGGGAACCTGCGTGTGGCAGTCGGTGGTCAGCTGTGGACCTTCAGCCCCTCCTGCCTGGTGGCCTACCGACCTGAGGAGGATGCCAACCTGGACGTGGCTGAGCGTGCCAGGGAGAACAAAA GCTCCCTGAGCGTTGCGCTGGACAAGCTTCGAGCCCAGAAGACTGACCCGgagcacccagggaggctggtgGTGGAGGTGGCCCTGGGCAACATGGCCCGGTCTCTGGACCTGCTTCGGAGGCACCCAGAGCAG GTGGACACCAAGAACCAGGGCAGGACTGCCCTGCTGGTGGCGGCCTACCTAGGTCAGGTGGAGTTGGTGCGGCTACTGCTGCAGGCACGGGCAGACGTGGACCTGCCTGACGATGAGGGCAACACGGCGTTGCACTATGCAGCCCTCGG GAACCAGCCCGAGGCTGCCCAGGTGCTCCTGAGCTCAGGGTGCGGGGCCAATGCTCTTAATGGCACCCGGAGCGCAGCGCTGCACGTGGCTGTGCAGaggggcttcctggaggtggtgaGGGTCCTGTGTGAGCACGGCTGTGACGTCAACCTGCCT GATGCCCATGCTGACACACCCCTGCACTGTGCCATATCAGCTGGCGCCGGCGCCAGCGGCATCGTGGAGATCCTCACTGAGGTGCCGGCCATCGACGTTACTGCCACCAACAGCCAGGGCTTTACCCTGCTGCACCATGCGTCTCTCAAAGGCCATACGCT aGCCGTCAGGAGGATCCTGGGACGGGCACGGCAGCTGGTGGATGCCAAGAAGGAGGACGGCTTTACAGCATTGCACCTGGCCGCCCTCAACAACCACCGGGAGGTCGCCCAGATTCTCATCCAAGAG GGCCACTGTGACGTGAATGTTCGAAACCGTAAGCTCCAGTCCCCGCTGCACTTGGCTGTGCAGCAGGCCCACGTGGGGCTGGTGCCACTGCTGGTGGATGCTGGCTGCAGCGTCAATGCCGAGGACGAGGAGGGGGACACGGCCCTGCACGTGGCACTGCAACGCCATCGGCTACTGTCTCTCGTGGCTGATGGGGCCGGGGGGGACTCGGGGCCCTTAcagctgctgtccagg CTACAGGCCTCAGGCCTCCCGGGCAGCGCGGAGCTGACGGTGGGCGCGGCAGTGGCCTGCTTCCTGGTGCTGGAGGGCGCCGACGTGAGCTACGCCAACCACCGCGGCCGGAGCCCGCTGGACCTGGCCGACGAGGGCCCCTTGCTCAAGGCCTTGCAAGGCTGCGCCCAGCGCTTCCG CGAGCGGCAGGCGTGCGGCGGCGGGGGCGCGGCCCCGGGCCCGAGGCTGGTGCTCAGCACTCCTAACACCGTGACGAACCTGCACGTGGCCGCGCCGTCAGGGCCCGAGGCCGCTGAGTGCCTGGTGTGCTCCGAGCTGGCGCTGCTGGTGCTGTTCTCGCCGTGCCAGCACCGCACTGTGTGCGAGG AGTGCGCGCAGAGGATGAAGAAATGCATCAGGTGCCAGGCGGTCATCGGCAAAAAGCTGCGCCCAG ACGGCACGGAGGTGGCCAGCGCGGCGTCCGCTCCCGGCCCGCCGCGGCAGCTGGTGGAGGAGCTGCAGAGCCGCTACCGGCAGATGGAGGAGCGCATCACCTGCCCGATCTGCATCGACAGCCACATCCGCCTCGTGTTCCAGTGCGGCCACGGCGCGTGCGCGCCGTGTGGCGCCGCGCTCAGCGCCTGCCCCATCTGCCGCCAGCCCATCCGCGACCGCATCCAGATCTTCGTGTAG